The following proteins are encoded in a genomic region of Vicugna pacos chromosome 16, VicPac4, whole genome shotgun sequence:
- the RPS6KB1 gene encoding ribosomal protein S6 kinase beta-1 isoform X3, producing the protein MDHGGVGPYELGMEHCEKFEISETSVNRGPEKIRPECFELLRVLGKGGYGKVFQVRKVTGANTGKIFAMKVLKKAMIVRNAKDTAHTKAERNILEEVKHPFIVDLIYAFQTGGKLYLILEYLSGGELFMQLEREGIFMEDTACFYLAEISMALGHLHQKGIIYRDLKPENIMLNHQGHVKLTDFGLCKESIHDGTVTHTFCGTIEYMAPEILMRSGHNRAVDWWSLGALMYDMLTGAPPFTGENRKKTIDKILKCKLNLPPYLTQEARDLLKKLLKRNAASRLGAGPGDAGEVQAHPFFRHINWEELLARKVEPPFKPLLQSEEDVSQFDSKFTRQTPVDSPDDSTLSESANQVFLGFTYVAPSVLESVKEKFSFEPKIRSPRRFIGSPRTPVSPVKFSPGDFWGRGASASTANPPTPVEYPMETSGVEQMDVTMSGEASAPLPIRQPNSGPYKKQAFPMISKRPEHLRMNL; encoded by the exons ATGGACCATGGGGGAGTTGGACCATATGAACT TGGCATGGAACATTGTGAGAAATTTGAAATCTCAGAAACTAGTGTGAACAGAGGGCCAGAAAAAATCAGACCAGAATGTTTTGAGCTACTTCGGGTACTTGGTAAAGGGGGCTATGGAAAG GTTTTTCAAGTACGAAAAGTAACAGGAGCAAATACCGGGAAAATATTTGCCATGAAGGTGCTTAAAAAG GCAATGATAGTAAGAAATGCTAAAGATACAGCTCATACAAAAGCAGAACGGAATATTCTGGAGGAAGTAAAGCATCCCTTCATTGTGGATTTAATTTATGCCTTTCAGACCGGTGGAAAACTCTACCTCATCCTTGAGTATCTCAGCG gAGGAGAATTATTTATGCAGTTAGAAAGAGAGGGAATATTTATGGAAGACACAGCCTG CTTTTACTTGGCAGAAATCTCCATGGCTTTGGGGCATCTACATCAAAAGGGGATCATCTACAGAGACCTGAAGCCGGAGAATATCATGCTTAATCACCAAG GTCATGTGAAACTAACAGATTTTGGACTATGCAAAGAATCTATTCATGATGGAACAGTCACACACACATTTTGTGGAACAATAGAATACAT GGCCCCTGAAATCTTGATGAGAAGTGGCCACAACCGTGCTGTGGATTGGTGGAGTTTGGGAGCATTAATGTATGACATGCTGACTGGAGCA CCCCCGTTCACTGGGgagaatagaaagaaaacaattgaCAAAATCCTCAAATGTAAACTCAATTTGCCTCCCTACCTCACACAAGAAGCCAGAGATCTGCTTAAAAAG CTGCTGAAAAGAAATGCTGCTTCTCGTCTTGGAGCTGGTCCTGGGGACGCTGGCGAAGTTCAA GCTCATCCATTCTTCAGACATATTAACTGGGAAGAACTGCTGGCTCGGAAGGTGGAGCCCCCCTTTAAACCTCTGTTG CAATCTGAAGAGGATGTGAGTCAGTTTGATTCAAAGTTTACACGTCAGACACCTGTTGACAGCCCAGATGACTCAACGCTCAGTGAAAGTGCCAACCAGGTCTTTCTG GGTTTTACATATGTGGCTCCATCTGTACTTGAAAGTGTGAAAGAAAAGTTTTCCTTTGAACCAAAAATCCGGTCACCTCGAAGATTTATTGGCAGCCCACGAACACCTGTCAG CCCAGTCAAATTTTCTCCTGGGGATTTCTGGGGAAGAGGTGCTTCGGCCAGCACGGCAAACCCTCCGACACCTGTGGAATACCCGATGGAAACAAGTGGAGTAGAGCAGATGGATGTGACGATGAGTGGCGAAGCTTCAGCGCCACTTCCAATACGACAGCCGAACTCTGGGCCGTACAAAAAACAAGCCTTTCCTATGATCTCCAAGAGACCAGAGCACCTGCGTATGAATCTATGA
- the RPS6KB1 gene encoding ribosomal protein S6 kinase beta-1 isoform X2 encodes MRPRRRRDGFYPAPDFRDREAEDMAGVFDIDLDQPEDAGSEDELEEGGQLNESMDHGGVGPYELGMEHCEKFEISETSVNRGPEKIRPECFELLRVLGKGGYGKVFQVRKVTGANTGKIFAMKVLKKAMIVRNAKDTAHTKAERNILEEVKHPFIVDLIYAFQTGGKLYLILEYLSGGELFMQLEREGIFMEDTACFYLAEISMALGHLHQKGIIYRDLKPENIMLNHQGHVKLTDFGLCKESIHDGTVTHTFCGTIEYMAPEILMRSGHNRAVDWWSLGALMYDMLTGAPPFTGENRKKTIDKILKCKLNLPPYLTQEARDLLKKAHPFFRHINWEELLARKVEPPFKPLLQSEEDVSQFDSKFTRQTPVDSPDDSTLSESANQVFLGFTYVAPSVLESVKEKFSFEPKIRSPRRFIGSPRTPVSPVKFSPGDFWGRGASASTANPPTPVEYPMETSGVEQMDVTMSGEASAPLPIRQPNSGPYKKQAFPMISKRPEHLRMNL; translated from the exons GGTCAGTTAAATGAGAGCATGGACCATGGGGGAGTTGGACCATATGAACT TGGCATGGAACATTGTGAGAAATTTGAAATCTCAGAAACTAGTGTGAACAGAGGGCCAGAAAAAATCAGACCAGAATGTTTTGAGCTACTTCGGGTACTTGGTAAAGGGGGCTATGGAAAG GTTTTTCAAGTACGAAAAGTAACAGGAGCAAATACCGGGAAAATATTTGCCATGAAGGTGCTTAAAAAG GCAATGATAGTAAGAAATGCTAAAGATACAGCTCATACAAAAGCAGAACGGAATATTCTGGAGGAAGTAAAGCATCCCTTCATTGTGGATTTAATTTATGCCTTTCAGACCGGTGGAAAACTCTACCTCATCCTTGAGTATCTCAGCG gAGGAGAATTATTTATGCAGTTAGAAAGAGAGGGAATATTTATGGAAGACACAGCCTG CTTTTACTTGGCAGAAATCTCCATGGCTTTGGGGCATCTACATCAAAAGGGGATCATCTACAGAGACCTGAAGCCGGAGAATATCATGCTTAATCACCAAG GTCATGTGAAACTAACAGATTTTGGACTATGCAAAGAATCTATTCATGATGGAACAGTCACACACACATTTTGTGGAACAATAGAATACAT GGCCCCTGAAATCTTGATGAGAAGTGGCCACAACCGTGCTGTGGATTGGTGGAGTTTGGGAGCATTAATGTATGACATGCTGACTGGAGCA CCCCCGTTCACTGGGgagaatagaaagaaaacaattgaCAAAATCCTCAAATGTAAACTCAATTTGCCTCCCTACCTCACACAAGAAGCCAGAGATCTGCTTAAAAAG GCTCATCCATTCTTCAGACATATTAACTGGGAAGAACTGCTGGCTCGGAAGGTGGAGCCCCCCTTTAAACCTCTGTTG CAATCTGAAGAGGATGTGAGTCAGTTTGATTCAAAGTTTACACGTCAGACACCTGTTGACAGCCCAGATGACTCAACGCTCAGTGAAAGTGCCAACCAGGTCTTTCTG GGTTTTACATATGTGGCTCCATCTGTACTTGAAAGTGTGAAAGAAAAGTTTTCCTTTGAACCAAAAATCCGGTCACCTCGAAGATTTATTGGCAGCCCACGAACACCTGTCAG CCCAGTCAAATTTTCTCCTGGGGATTTCTGGGGAAGAGGTGCTTCGGCCAGCACGGCAAACCCTCCGACACCTGTGGAATACCCGATGGAAACAAGTGGAGTAGAGCAGATGGATGTGACGATGAGTGGCGAAGCTTCAGCGCCACTTCCAATACGACAGCCGAACTCTGGGCCGTACAAAAAACAAGCCTTTCCTATGATCTCCAAGAGACCAGAGCACCTGCGTATGAATCTATGA
- the RPS6KB1 gene encoding ribosomal protein S6 kinase beta-1 isoform X1 yields the protein MRPRRRRDGFYPAPDFRDREAEDMAGVFDIDLDQPEDAGSEDELEEGGQLNESMDHGGVGPYELGMEHCEKFEISETSVNRGPEKIRPECFELLRVLGKGGYGKVFQVRKVTGANTGKIFAMKVLKKAMIVRNAKDTAHTKAERNILEEVKHPFIVDLIYAFQTGGKLYLILEYLSGGELFMQLEREGIFMEDTACFYLAEISMALGHLHQKGIIYRDLKPENIMLNHQGHVKLTDFGLCKESIHDGTVTHTFCGTIEYMAPEILMRSGHNRAVDWWSLGALMYDMLTGAPPFTGENRKKTIDKILKCKLNLPPYLTQEARDLLKKLLKRNAASRLGAGPGDAGEVQAHPFFRHINWEELLARKVEPPFKPLLQSEEDVSQFDSKFTRQTPVDSPDDSTLSESANQVFLGFTYVAPSVLESVKEKFSFEPKIRSPRRFIGSPRTPVSPVKFSPGDFWGRGASASTANPPTPVEYPMETSGVEQMDVTMSGEASAPLPIRQPNSGPYKKQAFPMISKRPEHLRMNL from the exons GGTCAGTTAAATGAGAGCATGGACCATGGGGGAGTTGGACCATATGAACT TGGCATGGAACATTGTGAGAAATTTGAAATCTCAGAAACTAGTGTGAACAGAGGGCCAGAAAAAATCAGACCAGAATGTTTTGAGCTACTTCGGGTACTTGGTAAAGGGGGCTATGGAAAG GTTTTTCAAGTACGAAAAGTAACAGGAGCAAATACCGGGAAAATATTTGCCATGAAGGTGCTTAAAAAG GCAATGATAGTAAGAAATGCTAAAGATACAGCTCATACAAAAGCAGAACGGAATATTCTGGAGGAAGTAAAGCATCCCTTCATTGTGGATTTAATTTATGCCTTTCAGACCGGTGGAAAACTCTACCTCATCCTTGAGTATCTCAGCG gAGGAGAATTATTTATGCAGTTAGAAAGAGAGGGAATATTTATGGAAGACACAGCCTG CTTTTACTTGGCAGAAATCTCCATGGCTTTGGGGCATCTACATCAAAAGGGGATCATCTACAGAGACCTGAAGCCGGAGAATATCATGCTTAATCACCAAG GTCATGTGAAACTAACAGATTTTGGACTATGCAAAGAATCTATTCATGATGGAACAGTCACACACACATTTTGTGGAACAATAGAATACAT GGCCCCTGAAATCTTGATGAGAAGTGGCCACAACCGTGCTGTGGATTGGTGGAGTTTGGGAGCATTAATGTATGACATGCTGACTGGAGCA CCCCCGTTCACTGGGgagaatagaaagaaaacaattgaCAAAATCCTCAAATGTAAACTCAATTTGCCTCCCTACCTCACACAAGAAGCCAGAGATCTGCTTAAAAAG CTGCTGAAAAGAAATGCTGCTTCTCGTCTTGGAGCTGGTCCTGGGGACGCTGGCGAAGTTCAA GCTCATCCATTCTTCAGACATATTAACTGGGAAGAACTGCTGGCTCGGAAGGTGGAGCCCCCCTTTAAACCTCTGTTG CAATCTGAAGAGGATGTGAGTCAGTTTGATTCAAAGTTTACACGTCAGACACCTGTTGACAGCCCAGATGACTCAACGCTCAGTGAAAGTGCCAACCAGGTCTTTCTG GGTTTTACATATGTGGCTCCATCTGTACTTGAAAGTGTGAAAGAAAAGTTTTCCTTTGAACCAAAAATCCGGTCACCTCGAAGATTTATTGGCAGCCCACGAACACCTGTCAG CCCAGTCAAATTTTCTCCTGGGGATTTCTGGGGAAGAGGTGCTTCGGCCAGCACGGCAAACCCTCCGACACCTGTGGAATACCCGATGGAAACAAGTGGAGTAGAGCAGATGGATGTGACGATGAGTGGCGAAGCTTCAGCGCCACTTCCAATACGACAGCCGAACTCTGGGCCGTACAAAAAACAAGCCTTTCCTATGATCTCCAAGAGACCAGAGCACCTGCGTATGAATCTATGA